One stretch of Punica granatum isolate Tunisia-2019 chromosome 5, ASM765513v2, whole genome shotgun sequence DNA includes these proteins:
- the LOC116208667 gene encoding uncharacterized protein At5g01610-like yields the protein MMDQILGKAGSYLFAQKANKEMGAVSNEINQMSNSIEGGAKWLVNKIKGKIQKPLPEILKEHNLPGGLFPNDATNYDFDENTGYLTVILPGPCEVQYKDSSQLRFNTSVSGYLEKGKMTNIEGMKTKMVMIWVKVTLIAVEGSDKVQFSAGMKKSRSREAYEAQREGVAVNSF from the exons ATGATGGATCAAATATTGGGCAAGGCCGGTTCGTATCTGTTTGCCCAGAAAGCCAATAAGGAGATGGGCGCTGTCAGCAACGAAATCAAC CAAATGTCGAATAGCATTGAAGGAGGGGCGAAGTGGCTTGTTAACAAGATCAAAG GTAAAATACAGAAACCGCTTCCGGAGATCCTGAAGGAACACAACCTGCCAGGTGGATTATTCCCAAATGATGCCACGAATTACGATTTCGATGAGAACACAGGGTACCTAACCGTCATCTTGCCCGGCCCCTGCGAGGTTCAGTATAAGGATTCGTCCCAGCTGCGATTCAACACTTCAGTGTCGGGGTATCTagagaaggggaagatgaCGAACATCGAGGGGATGAAGACAAAGATGGTAATGATATGGGTGAAGGTGACCTTGATAGCGGTTGAAGGATCAGACAAGGTCCAATTCTCCGCCGGGATGAAGAAGAGCCGGAGCCGAGAAGCTTATGAAGCCCAGAGGGAAGGAGTAGCAGTTAACAGCTTCTGA
- the LOC116209505 gene encoding gamma-interferon-responsive lysosomal thiol protein-like isoform X2, with the protein MGFPMSGTTVLYLILISAESILTHVESSVPTAPNWVRATAGPKVNLALYYESLCPYSAGFITNDLVKAVQTPDIERVINLRLVPWGNARVNRSTKAVLCQHGERECYLNTIHACAIQSWPDQKTHFEFISCIEAKAFEEYDSGSRETIWKTCCKQLELDTSLISKCYNSGLGTKLELHYGAETDRLSPPHKFVPWVVVNGQPISDYPNFMRYICLYYKGPTPPKACLKITPQST; encoded by the exons ATGGGTTTTCCGATGTCCGGAACAACAGTGCTGTACCTCATCCTCATTTCTGCAGAGTCCATTCTCACACATGTTGAGAGCAGCGTTCCAACTGCTCCTAACTGGGTCAGGGCCACCGCTGGTCCCAAGGTGAACCTGGCACTGTACTACGAGAGCCTCTGCCCGTACAGTGCAGGATTCATCACCAATGACCTGGTGAAGGCCGTGCAAACTCCTGACATCGAGAGGGTCATCAATCTCCGGCTCGTCCCCTGGGGTAATGCTCGGGTCAACAGATCCACGAAAGCTGTCCTCTGTCAG CACGGAGAAAGGGAATGCTACCTCAACACCATACACGCCTGTGCCATCCAGTCCTGGCCAGACCAG AAAACGCACTTTGAATTCATTAGTTGCATTGAGGCCAAAGCCTTCGAGGAGTATGATTCGGGATCAAGGGAAACCATATGGAAAACGTGTTGCAAGCAGCTGGAGTTAGATACCTCCCTCATCTCAAAGTGCTACAATAGTGGCCTTGGAACAAAG CTCGAACTGCATTATGGAGCAGAGACGGATCGGCTCAGTCCTCCGCACAAGTTTGTACCTTGGGTGGTGGTCAACGGTCAACCGATCAGC GACTACCCCAACTTCATGCGCTACATCTGCCTCTACTACAAAGGACCAACTCCTCCCAAAGCTTGCCTCAAAATCACACCCCAGTCAACTTGA
- the LOC116209505 gene encoding uncharacterized protein LOC116209505 isoform X1, translated as MGFPMSGTTVLYLILISAESILTHVESSVPTAPNWVRATAGPKVNLALYYESLCPYSAGFITNDLVKAVQTPDIERVINLRLVPWGNARVNRSTKAVLCQHGERECYLNTIHACAIQSWPDQKTHFEFISCIEAKAFEEYDSGSRETIWKTCCKQLELDTSLISKCYNSGLGTKPNECSSNCIMEQRRIGSVLRTSLYLGWWSTVNRSATTPTSCATSASTTKDQLLPKLASKSHPSQLEETTQAVESHHKRIENYQITRNNY; from the exons ATGGGTTTTCCGATGTCCGGAACAACAGTGCTGTACCTCATCCTCATTTCTGCAGAGTCCATTCTCACACATGTTGAGAGCAGCGTTCCAACTGCTCCTAACTGGGTCAGGGCCACCGCTGGTCCCAAGGTGAACCTGGCACTGTACTACGAGAGCCTCTGCCCGTACAGTGCAGGATTCATCACCAATGACCTGGTGAAGGCCGTGCAAACTCCTGACATCGAGAGGGTCATCAATCTCCGGCTCGTCCCCTGGGGTAATGCTCGGGTCAACAGATCCACGAAAGCTGTCCTCTGTCAG CACGGAGAAAGGGAATGCTACCTCAACACCATACACGCCTGTGCCATCCAGTCCTGGCCAGACCAG AAAACGCACTTTGAATTCATTAGTTGCATTGAGGCCAAAGCCTTCGAGGAGTATGATTCGGGATCAAGGGAAACCATATGGAAAACGTGTTGCAAGCAGCTGGAGTTAGATACCTCCCTCATCTCAAAGTGCTACAATAGTGGCCTTGGAACAAAG CCAAATGAATGCAGCTCGAACTGCATTATGGAGCAGAGACGGATCGGCTCAGTCCTCCGCACAAGTTTGTACCTTGGGTGGTGGTCAACGGTCAACCGATCAGC GACTACCCCAACTTCATGCGCTACATCTGCCTCTACTACAAAGGACCAACTCCTCCCAAAGCTTGCCTCAAAATCACACCCCAGTCAACTTGAAGAAACAACTCAAGCTGTTGAGTCTCATCATAAGAGAATCGAGAACTACCAGATCACTCGCAATAACTATTGA
- the LOC116209506 gene encoding kinetochore protein SPC24 homolog, with protein sequence MGDSSRKIDMGKLVTYSDDLARVLRDKKDSNNLAHCHQHLQALRSSCDADSSELQSLLRDYQRKIDECKEKTEAAKSEVVSDAELDRLQKELEDELEKERLLMENLRAVTDEIDDLDCQRASIEDKKHILKKLEQYDLRQQMTLSMYASVTNIIPNLDDDSKIGGYIVDREKKVVDKFEFNSMEMPAYDARSKIWKMIDIL encoded by the exons ATGGGGGATTCCTCCCGGAAGATCGATATGGGCAAGCTTGTGACCTACAGTGACGATCTCGCCCGAGTTCTCAGGGACAAGAAGGACTCCAACAACCTCGCCCACTGCCACCAGCACTTGCAGGCTCTTCGCTCCTCCTGCGACGCCGATTCCTCTGAGCTCCAGAGCTTGCTACGAG ATTATCAGAGGAAGATAGATGAATGCAAGGAGAAAACGGAAGCAGCAAAATCTGAAGTTGTTTCAGATGCAGAATTAGACCGACTCCAGAAAGAATTAGAAGACGAACTCGAGAAGGAACGCTTGCTTATGGAGAATCTGAG AGCTGTCACGGATGAGATCGATGATTTAGATTGTCAGAGAGCTTCCATCGAAGATAAAAAGCATATTCTGAAGAAACTGGAGCAATACGACTTAAGGCAACA GATGACCCTTTCAATGTATGCCTCTGTCACAAACATTATCCCAAACTTGGATGATGACTCAAAAATTGGAGGTT ATATTGTGGATAGGGAGAAAAAGGTGGTAGATAAGTTTGAATTTAATTCAATGGAGATGCCTGCATACGATGCCCGCTCCAAAATTTGGAAGATGATTGATATCTTGTAG
- the LOC116208927 gene encoding protein NODULATION SIGNALING PATHWAY 2-like, which yields MQSEIFRQTWQFPNFIDSAFNGFDDNQSQLHYFPTKFPDDPLLMDFPIEDFLMDFDGYGPIDPITSPPLNGGEESVHGQWSPLSSSSLKSDESSVTEASQASGTLSLPAEDMEIDTQLSLQHLAKAFGEAMENGQADLMEAVSRCGVEKANPLGGACDRLVFNLFRRAGRREGCDDYIRQECQRNSEAAFQAFYQGFPFMRFAHFAANSAILGSAPRGFGVVIRVVDFDLGEGVQWAPVIEAMAARGGVSLLRLTSIKWAEDDPEEAKEDDSHDCPGRSGRRLRDTSRRLSEHAREFGVQLEVDEMRIDELLIEAKEGMAMNGRREWFVFNCMVGLMGRKNRNRKLVGKFLSAAEEVITANNCGIVTLGEGDAFQKLKSCSGFGEFFDGCLGHYQTVLECMETEFPSQLLEARLAMEALFVSPSIDPTSWGETWDEVRACSGVMDGIQARLRGLRVSREGLMEARELVGGKSWYGVGTGERENEMVLQWRGNPLVRFSAWGR from the coding sequence TTATGGATTTCCCAATTGAGGATTTCCTTATGGACTTTGATGGGTATGGACCCATTGACCCGATTACATCTCCACCTCTCAATGGAGGGGAAGAGTCGGTCCATGGTCAGTGGAGCCCACTCAGCTCGTCATCTCTGAAATCCGATGAGTCCTCTGTCACTGAAGCTTCCCAGGCCAGCGGCACACTGAGCTTGCCAGCAGAGGACATGGAGATTGATACCCAGCTGAGCCTCCAACACCTCGCCAAGGCCTTCGGGGAGGCCATGGAGAACGGGCAGGCCGACCTCATGGAGGCTGTCTCGAGGTGTGGGGTCGAGAAGGCAAACCCGCTCGGCGGGGCCTGCGACCGTCTCGTGTTCAACCTCTTCCGCCGTGCCGGGAGGAGGGAGGGCTGCGATGATTATATTAGGCAAGAGTGCCAGAGGAACTCGGAAGCGGCGTTTCAGGCTTTCTATCAGGGGTTCCCGTTTATGAGGTTCGCACACTTCGCCGCGAATAGCGCGATCCTGGGGTCAGCCCCAAGGGGCTTCGGAGTGGTGATCAGGGTCGTGGACTTTGACCTCGGGGAGGGGGTCCAGTGGGCCCCCGTGATCGAAGCCATGGCTGCCCGGGGAGGCGTGTCCTTACTGAGGCTGACTTCCATAAAGTGGGCTGAAGATGATCCCGAGGAGGCAAAAGAGGATGACAGTCATGACTGTCCCGGAAGATCGGGGAGGAGGTTAAGGGACACGAGCAGGAGGCTGTCCGAGCACGCGAGGGAGTTCGGGGTGCAGCTCGAGGTGGATGAGATGAGGATCGATGAGCTCCTGATTGAGGCTAAGGAGGGAATGGCAATGAATGGGAGAAGAGAATGGTTTGTATTCAATTGCATGGTGGGGCTCATGGGGAGGAAGAACAGGAACAGAAAATTGGTGGGAAAATTCCTAAGCGCTGCTGAGGAGGTCATCACAGCCAACAACTGTGGGATCGTAACTCTCGGTGAGGGAGACGCATTTCAGAAGCTGAAGTCCTGCTCTGGGTTTGGCGAGTTCTTCGACGGGTGCCTGGGGCATTACCAAACAGTTCTGGAGTGCATGGAGACAGAGTTCCCTAGTCAGCTGCTGGAGGCAAGGCTGGCCATGGAGGCTCTGTTTGTTTCACCATCTATCGACCCGACCTCTTGGGGAGAAACGTGGGACGAGGTAAGGGCATGTTCGGGTGTAATGGATGGGATCCAGGCTCGTCTCAGGGGGTTGAGAGTGAGCAGGGAGGGCTTGATGGAGGCAAGAGAGCTTGTGGGAGGGAAGAGCTGGTATGGAGTAGGGACTGGGGAGAGGGAGAACGAGATGGTCTTGCAATGGAGAGGGAATCCATTGGTTAGATTCTCAGCTTGGGGAAGGTAA